A single region of the Vicia villosa cultivar HV-30 ecotype Madison, WI linkage group LG4, Vvil1.0, whole genome shotgun sequence genome encodes:
- the LOC131598294 gene encoding uncharacterized protein LOC131598294, with protein sequence MSIPPESPCRGCASSFNQPVTQQNIQEAQNMIDTVQTVNCFRRNPPLANIVYRPGVLDCDVTRHLFRWDRRPYQEVFPNGFRAVPVPGTPIDTLYDLYDYVNDAGAPLNTNRPRRHVYLSTTLNTDWRPEPDVETLPGGGQIQAYRYEIYAPGGIWVAATLTNYQYPSQAEVCFVDGIARQYIRSAQLFTITRPQYNPATQRVP encoded by the coding sequence ATGTCTATTCCACCAGAGTCTCCATGCAGAGGGTGTGCATCAAGCTTTAATCAACCTGTAACACAACAAAACATACAAGAAGCTCAAAATATGATTGACACTGTTCAAACTGTTAATTGTTTTAGAAGAAACCCTCCTTTAGCAAACATAGTATACAGGCCTGGTGTTCTAGACTGTGATGTCACCCGCCACTTGTTCCGTTGGGACAGGAGACCTTATCAGGAGGTCTTTCCAAATGGCTTCCGAGCAGTTCCTGTACCAGGCACTCCAATTGACACTCTATATGATTTGTATGACTATGTTAATGATGCTGGGGCACCTCTTAATACAAATAGGCCTAGAAGACATGTTTATCTTAGCACCACTCTCAATACAGATTGGCGTCCAGAGCCTGATGTAGAAACACTTCCAGGTGGAGGACAGATCCAAGCTTACCGCTATGAGATCTATGCACCTGGTGGGATTTGGGTTGCTGCTACACTTACAAATTACCAATACCCTTCTCAAGCTGAAGTCTGCTTTGTTGACGGAATTGCACGTCAATACATTCGATCTGCTCAGTTATTCACCATCACACGCCCTCAGTATAACCCAGCAACACAGCGAGTTCCGTAA